CTCTCCAATTTTTGGCTCGGAAAGTATTTTTGGAACAATTTTTGTATggtcatgtatattgtagttattttgagcatcctacaaattttcaggaatttctgaataatttacagtgtggAAAAACAATGTTAAAAAAAGTCACTTTCCACGCGCATACAAAAAAACAGTCAGcgtgcaacaaactatttgaatCTTATTTTTCGGCActttaaattattcagaatttcttgaaaattttcaAGGCGCTCTTATAACTACAATAAATACGACCATAAAAAATTGCACCGAAAATACTTCCCGAGTAAAAAACTAGATAAGAGGTGCACTGGTGTGCCCTACACCCCGAGATTTTccctattatatataaatatagtctACTAATATATCTTCTTGCTTTACTATTTTTATAGAGATGCACCGGTGTGCCCTGTTTTAGAGGGTGCACCAGAGAACTACCCATATAGTATAGGAAATATCTCGGGCACCCCCAAAAAGGGGCACACTGGGGCACCCCTCTCTAGTTTTTTGCTCGTAAAGTATTTTTagcgcaatttttttttatggacGTGTATTGTAGTTATtgagagcatcctgcaaatttttagaaaatttcgaataatttatagtgctgaAAAACAAAGCTAAATAGTTTGTTGCGTGCATGACTAtattttatgcgcgtggaaagtaatttatttgaacattattttttgcactgtaaattatttaaaatttcttaaaaatttgcaggatgctctaaataactacaatatatacggtcataaaaataTTTTGCACTGAAAATATTTCCCGACCCAAAAACAAAAGAGAGAGTAGACCAATGTGCCCCTCTTTGAGGGGGGTACCAAAAACTAACATATAGTATATTATTAAAACAAAGaagctaaaataaataaataagtttgaATAAGTAATGGTCCTTTCAATTCTTTATTCTTCCAAGTACACATGCATACATATATTGAGTGAGAAAGCGATTGATGGGATCGTCCTgccttcatttttattttattctccagttttttttttttcaagaatttTCCACTGTAAAAGTGTGCTAAAAAAAAGTTCAAACGTGTACTGTACATATATAGGTTATTAAGCTGTATAGGCAATATTCACAGATGGATTGTGATATATATGTTATTAAGAATAGAGAGGTACTGttctttttattaaataattaaagttATGAGAATTCTCGTTTATTTACCTCTTAGTAAAGCTGTTAATCCCTGTTTTTTAATAACTAATTTTAAATATGGTTGGTCTTAGTTTTTTTCCCTATCTTTTTATTTGTAATCTCTTTAATTATGTACTGTTTTACTTAGATACTTATACTTACTCTAACTCCTAATATTTCATTCACTAGAATTTGAGAGTAATGATAATTTACACCAAAGTATTACACAAACTTACGGCAAGACTTTTTAACCTAGCGTGATCATCTTAAATTAATGTAATTAATTAGTTAGAAAAActtatcacataattgtaataATTTCGTATAAAATATGtgtgcatactaatactcattcCGTATTCTATAATGTATAACATGGAACTAAATTATTAGGGAATCAATTAATAATTAGTAAAGATATTATATTGATCTGACAACATATCTAgctaatatatatttgtatattcaagaaaatcctagagctccttcttttaaattttcttttttttagcATCAACATATTTACCTATAGCTGGCATAAAACTAATTAATCTAAACCCATTTTTAACATTTTCCCTTATAAAACTAAAAGAATAATACAATCAACAAACTAACAAAGTTCTGTGATGCTTCTGCGAAAACTAAGTTCATTTTATTAAAAGtaaaatatgtataaatatggGCGGATCTATACCTTATTATACATAGCATGTATGGTTAATAAATAATAACCCATTTATTTACACGTAACAAGGTATAATCGGTATAAAATTCAAATAGTAGAGTCCTCTCTaaaattaaacttaattaataacaagcggtttatatattatataattttttaaaaaatatatatatatttctattgtGATCATGGAGTGAGACATAAATTATCATACATTAAAATTTTACAGTTTTCGTAATATTCCATTTTCGCAGCTTTTTAGCATTAATGTTCTTtcatatattacatatatatttcATGTCTTAATTTCTTAAACATTAACTTATAAAGAAATCAGAATATTTAAAGTGCACATTAATCGATATATACGTATCAAGGGGCCTCCAAATTCAAAACGAACATGTAAGTTATAATTCTTTTAACCCAAGTGTGTGATAATAAACGTGATCTGCCCAGAAAAATTATAGAGAATAGGAAATCACTTCATTGACTTTCGAAAATATAAATACACGTTACGAGTACAAGTACTACTGAATAGACAGTCATGCAACATGCAtggtatttatttttatcatatataaacatacacacatatatatatgtaactaTATATAGTATTTGAAAGCATGAACTTAAGAACACATGTAATAATAACATAATATAAGGTACTTATTATCAATTATGATGCATGCATGCATGAACCTAGCTGATATTTTCATGTAAAAGCCATCgatcaaagagagagagagagagacgacTGTACACGTACGCACGTACGTTACGTGTCGTCCAACTACATATGTTAATTAATTCAGGTGATGAGAATGGCCAGCACCAGGGCTGTGTCCGGGCTCAGTGGGGCGAAAATCATCTTTGTTTATCGAAACGAAACGTCGTTCGCCGTTTTGTCCGTTTGCAAAATTAGCAGAGGAAGTAGTCATTCCGTGCACAGGGCCCTTACCTGGGTTGGCTGGTCGAAAGGCGTTCCTGGTGGGTGAAGGCTGAGGAGGCCCAACATCTGAGGCCGTCGTGGAATGGAGATCTTGCTCCTCCTTGTGACCTCCACCATTGTCGTTTGATGGCATAACGTGGCCAACTTTCATTGTCGTTAGTCCTACTGCAACTGCTTTGTTCACGGGCCTTCCCTGTACGGACAGAATATTAAGTCCAAACATGAGTGCAACAACGATACAACACTTGCATAATATGAGTAGCTGGACACTTTCCATGACTCTtgaaagtaaatatatatgaaatttTAGCTTATGGAAATAATAAAAGACGAATTCAAGGAGAAAGAGTTTTAATAATAATGCTAGCTATAGCTTAAGATATGTATTATATAAGGAAGAAATTAATGCACTATAAGAATTTGATGGTTTTGATACTCGTATTTAGGTCGGTATTTATAAGCTAACCACAACATGCTCTGTTAGCACCACAGCCGCtaatttatttatgtatataaaaGAAAATTTGTAATCATATGGAATTAATGCATGTGTTTTCAATTTGAACGGTTTTTAGGGGCTATATGAACTTATGTGAGGCCCCAATATACAGCtctatattaatatatatattttagtaaCGGGTTATTATGAAAATTCTAGCTAGTagtgtaataatttatttttacatgCGCATATCCTATTTTTCTTAAAAGGAATATCTTCTCTCCTAGTAGTGAAGAATTCTTGATCACTAGCAGTAGCTAGAAATAGTAGAAGCTAGTTAAAATGACAATCCCAGACTGTATAATATCAATATTGGCCTTCGATGGTGCCCAAGTGTGATTATTTCTTTATACTTGTTTGAATATATATTGCCAATATATGACGCGGTAATCTAATTAATATGCTTTTTGACATATTGGGTTTTGAATAAGTTAAATATAAGTTACTGAAATATGTTATAATAATactaaaattaatcaaaaatgtCAGGCATACCCTACCACCCAATTGCTCTGCCAAGAGATATATAGGGTAGGGATTCTCTGTAGTCTCCACTTAGAAATGTATAGTATTAAATGTGGTGGCTTAAAGAGCTCATAATAATAAGTACTCCCTATTAATTATTTTCAAGTGAAAACATTTGTCTTTACTCTTGGTTATTCTATTTAACTTTagtaatttttgtttatatattatatagtatTTCGTCCTAATTTCATATTAATTAGTTGAATGCATGATTGCCTAGCAGCTAGCCGCAAGAAACTAAGGTATACCTACTAGCTATAATAAAGAGTCCCACCCATTCATAACctcaaattaattaattctttCTTTTCATCATTATTATTTGTGCTTCTAGATTTGATTCTAAAAGCGTTATTACTTGATATAAACCATTCTATTGTTTATGTATGAATTATCACTGGTGAAACCTTATTGGGAGTACAACCCATATTTTATAGCATTAGAGACAAAGATGTAAATAGTAAAAACTATATAATTAATATAGCATAATAAGAGAGATTacacttaattaatttattttttcaactTAGCCAAAACTCTCTCCCATAAATTCATCAGAAGTAGTTGACCCTCCTGGTGATGATAATGATGGATGAACAAATACAATTGTGTCCTGAGACTTGGTGTATTTATTATTATGTTTTGACCTAGTAATACTCTAGAAGTAAGATGTTTATCGTTGACTTGTAAAGAAATTTAGAGTCTGATTTCAAAATGAATTACGACTATAAGATATATTCTCTGTATTCAAAATGAATGAGAGCAAGATCCATTATTGCTCTAAGTAGCTTGTCACTTTAATCACTGCGCTTTTCACGGTTGATAAATATATTCAATTACAACGGCTGAAATGTAGAAAAtttctttaaaaagaaaataaataggaCAATTACAGTAGAAAATTTTATTATCACTCTCCataagaaaattaattaattatattaaatatttttaaccAGCTTCTCATTTTTTACGTGATTAATAAGTCAATCATGGATTCATGTTACATTCATTTTTGTCCCACAAAAACGATAAAGTATATAAATTAGTGCTCGTGCGCTTTGAAGAATGATTAGCACCTAAATAAGTGTAGTTCCACTAATTAATGATGATAAAGATGCTGTGGTTGGTCTTATTTGTCTAGCCGAAAATTTAAGAAAAAGATTcactatatatattaatttagttGTATACCATTCTAAGATTTACCCTTGACCACTATTATTTTTTCTTAGTGGGATTTTAGCAGACTAATTAATTATATAGATCAATTGACCCTTCCTAAGACATGGGAAATTATCATATCATGttcttaatttctattttatagGAAAAGAAATCAGAATCGATTTCTCGATATAGGAGCAAGCTATAGAtgaactatataaatatatatatatagtaaacaTTAACAGCCGAGGGTGGCCTAGCTAGGGCccttcttctctttttttctttatGTTATTTTATCTACAAATTCCTTATATAAGTATTTTAATATCAATTGAAAGATATGCCGAAGATTTTTCtacttttatatataaataaatatagggGCGTCTGAAGTGCTCCCCTAAAAAAGGGAGAGTACTAGTACACTCCATCTTGTCTTTAGCATCTCGATTATAATTCCAAATTTTTTTATACGattatgtagtaatttttaaaaaatttaaaataatttataatgctaagaaatagagtttaaacaTTATGTTGCACACATATTTATGTTTTATAGGCGAGTGTATATAGAATGTCTGAATCATGATTTCAGTATTGCAACTTATTCATAATTTGTCCAAAATTAGTGTGATGTCTGCTATAACTATActacaaaaaatcttagttttagtcacaataaattttgtgactaaaaacattaaatttgtgactaaaaaaaaattatcatatttatgtcatcactaaaaagtctgtggttaaaagtattagtcacaaaaatcaTAATTTGTTGTTAccaaatgtatttttagtcacaacaaactttattactaaaaataataggttgtgactaaaactacattagtgacaaGTTGTGATTAAATATAACTTTTTAATCAcaagtaattttttgttgttactaaaagtgacatttagtcacaaaaaatatatgttgtgactaaaaaatTATCACTAAAAGTTACCGTTTTTTATAGTACTACAATGTAcacaatcatataaaaaaattggaacTATAACTATCAAAGTGCCAAAAACACGATCAATATAGCAGTGCGTACTCCCCTTTCAAGGAATAGTATTTGAGAATTtcccatatatatttatattatcacTCAATTGGTTCCTCACCTTTAGATTTGAATACTATATACTAAGGGGCGAATAAAAATTTATCAACACTACTAACTTACTCGATAAACATATGAATCATTCAAACAACATAACAATCGAACTATTTAAGTTTCATTCAATACTACTGattaaaataaaagagaaattagatGGGGTTACATTGCACCTAATATGACCCAATTTTATTAGGAATATATCATTTTGGcccacatatatttttttaaatttcaatttggatcattttttttaatttaaactgTTAAAAATAGTTTCTTCAATCCaaatttggtcaaaatatttttaaaataacaaaaaagctcctagttttataatttaataaatgttTTAAagtagtttgaattatttttatttcaattttaaaacACAAAGATAAAAAAGTTTGTCTTTCTTCTCTCATCTTATTCCTAATCTCCTTTTTATTTCTCATGTCCCCTCTTCCCCTAGCCTCTAACTAGCACCATCAGTGTCAATGCATATCAAACATCATTGGACTCAACTATTACAATCAGTGGCGACAACAAAGCTAGTCAGCGAATCTGTTTGGTTGTTATAGCCACATTTTCAGCTTAGTGAAGTGGCAAAAAAGATGACGTGATGTAGACTAACACAAAGAGGTTGATGAAGGTGAAGTTTGCCACACACAAGGAGTAGGATTCGTTCGCTCCCTTGGAATAGCAACCTGGTCGCCTCCTTAGCGTAGCCATGTGTTTGGTCGCCTCATCAGCATAAGTGTACCTGATTGACTCATCAACATAAGTAGTGTCGGGTCGCCTCATTAGCATAACTGGTGCCCAGTCACCTCATTGGCACAAGTGATAGCATGGTCACCTTCTTAGCGTAGTCATAGGCTAGGCTTCTCATTTTAGCCATAATTAGACCCTAACACCCATAATTCTGGATTTTCTAGGATTTAGCTATAGATTGAATGTCTCTAAGACCTTCTCCAATGAAAGATGCAAAAATAGTACTGAATTTAGCACTAAaagtaaataaattatatatttggcACAACTTTTACAATTGTGCTCCAATGCACATAGATGTAAAAATGATGTAAAAAAAATCTACATTTATttctaataataaataagataCCAAAAATAATAAGTAATGGCATAAACGTATATAAAAGTGAACAATTAATGCCAATAATAAATAAGATATCTAAATAATAAgtaatggaaaaaaataaaataaaaatgtgaacatTAATGGGTGATCCAAATTTGGATCATGCTATATTTTGATCCAAATTCAAATAAACTTTTAacatgtgccaaatttggcacacctTTTAGCACACCATTGGAGAAGCTTTTCTTTGAAATGTGCTATATTTTTGCAATGTAGCATAGATTTGCATCTCTATTGGAAATGCTCTAATGTAACCCAAATCCTCGCTATAAATAAGATGATCTAGGATCAATTAACGGGGGGACACTTTAGATTGTATTTACTCCCAAACATGTATTCTCTTGTAATCTTTACTATCTAACCTCTAGAAAATTGGTTGGTGCAAGTTGATCCAATCTTTTGGCTTTCTGGACTAGCAGTGCGGTCGTGCTGACCATGGGCGCAGTCACGCTCGAcgatttctcaaaaattgcatcTTGCAATTTCAACCTTATTTTCCCCCAAACTCGAACTCGAACATCACCTAACCCAGATTTCAACGTACAATATCTCTAGAATCGCAAAACCAATATTCTAAAGATGTTTAATCAATAAATTGTCATCAACTCATGCATTAATTCAAAAGATAACCAAACTTTTACCTTCAACTTCTAGACAACCCATACTCAAAACCATAATCCTAACGTGTTTCTGTCATCATATTTCAATCATAACCTTACAAAGGCAATGCTAATAATTAAATGTTATTTCAAGATCAATTTCCCAAAACGATagataaaccaaatctaattccATAAAGTAATCAAGTATTACCTTCCAATGGATTCCTAGATCTCCAATCTTCTAAGCTTCCACTTTAGAGACCCTATGCTTAGATCGATAGAATGACTGATAACTGAATGATATAATTAACCTAACATTATTTTAATCTGAAAATTTTTACTATAAAATCAAAAGACTAGTTTGCCCCTAATTATAACACCCTCAATATTAGGATcatgttttttctttttgtaattGCACATAAAACTAATAGTTTTTAATTTCCTTAATTAAATTATGACCCAAAAGTCCTCTATATTATATTAAGGCCCTTAATTACACTCTATGACACTTATGCCCTTACAACTTGAAGGAATTATTGTTGTTACTCATAAACATACACAATTTCAACAATTGCTCACAtaacatcagatacatacctccgaagagctgaaacatgaaatacattatgaatggctgacaacgccggaggcaaagctaatctgtaagccacttgacgaaccctctctaggatcttaaatggacctacaaatctaggactcagcttgcctttcttcccaaaccttctcacccctttccatggcgagactctaaggaagacatagtctcccacttggaactccacattcctacgcttgggatctgcataacttttctgcctacacTGAGAAGCGAGCacccgagctctaatcttctcgatggcctcactggtcctctgaactgcctcaggacctaagaaTCTCCTTcaacctgtctcatcccaatgaatgggagatatgcacttcctaccatacaacatctcataaggtgcaactccaatggtagactgataactgttgttgtaggagaactctatcaaaggcagatacttactccaagatccaccaaagttcAGCACACATACCcgtagcatgtcttccaaaatctagattgtcctctcagattgcccatctgtctgaggatgataagtagtattgaacttcagttgtgtccccatggccttctgtaaactcccccaaaacttggaaataAAAGTAGGGTCCTGATCCGACatgatcgacctaggtgctccatggaggcgcacgatctctcccacatagagatctacatactggtcaattgtataagtagtcctcactggcaagaagtgagctaacttggtgtagcgatctacTATCATCCAAATAGAGTCATGCTGACCAAAattcctgggtaagcccaccacgaaatccatcgtgatgtcctcccatttccactctgggatatctagaggctgcaataaccctaccgacctctaatgctcagccttgacctgctgacatgtcaagcacttagccatatactctactacatctctcttcatccctggccaccaatacaacgatttcacatcctgatacatctttgtggtgcctggatgcaaagagtaaggtgtagtatgagattcatgcagaatctctcgcctcaaagcagtgtctaacggaacacatatccgccccttgtatctcaacaagtcTAACTCAAACATTGTATAAttcctggatgctccagccaaaacatcctctctgatcttgatcagctgtggatcactcaactgaccctccttgattctttctaacagtgtggactgtagcataatattggccaactgtccCACtaataactctataccagctctggtcatatcatcagctaactctctggctatcagcctcataccatgaatctgtccctgttatacccagattttgagctatgttaaatatatgacctcgaaaggtGGATTCAcagcaagtggactcataaggtttgaagtatgctccaggattgaatatcgagcctgcaaggcATAGACGACCTCggatatggtgacctcgaagtgttcatgatctcgagaggtagctccggagatgcatccatcctcagggatgacctcggatcaggggtcccgagctcgacgcacatacgatctcgaaatccatgtgacctcgggagacgtctctagctcgaaagctgacgagaaacctgggaagctaaggccttggagatatatgataaaaacctagAATATCTATAAGTGGTATCCATAAGAGACGCAGTttgcatttattgttgtaaatcccataatatcatgggatattatttggtcagttatacgtcccctggtcttcaggggacgtttccttttatatctgattataggcatttaaagccattaattctattcacaaaaagagtaactacccaaaatatgtgggatagtattctgcagcctactctataaatagagaggccatgcaccattgtaatggaccgaaattctgaaccttgagagaaaactctgaagaattcatgatGAAGAAttctcagagataatcttgagtttaataacagagactcgtggactaggcagatttaactgctgaaccacataaaaatcgtgtgtttgtgttgtcATATTTAAATTGGCCATtgtcagttattgtttacgtgctcttctttcactgctgacgaaaaacggcgtcaacagtttggtgctttcattgagatccttaagcattcatccctgagaaaatcatggccacaaacaatcagaacacacctgaagaaaattacccaacacgtcctggaaaacaaccaatggaaaacccggatgttgaggagagaagtgggtcctctgattcccaagGACCAccccctccaccaagggatgagcatatgtattacaatccggagcggtacgttcctattgtggaacttgaaaaccggcaacaGAAGCAGCTGTTGgtagaggccaacaaacggaatggggagttgacaaggatagtcgtagaggcgcaggtggctcagcccccgcctccgcgcgaaaaccaagtccctcctccaagggacgtgcatgttccacctcggaggccccgcgggcgtccacgaaaggatgctgccacaaggaggccgactcaac
The genomic region above belongs to Humulus lupulus chromosome 1, drHumLupu1.1, whole genome shotgun sequence and contains:
- the LOC133779359 gene encoding precursor of CEP9; amino-acid sequence: MKVGHVMPSNDNGGGHKEEQDLHSTTASDVGPPQPSPTRNAFRPANPGKGPVHGMTTSSANFANGQNGERRFVSINKDDFRPTEPGHSPGAGHSHHLN